One stretch of Heterodontus francisci isolate sHetFra1 chromosome 22, sHetFra1.hap1, whole genome shotgun sequence DNA includes these proteins:
- the LOC137381326 gene encoding zinc finger protein 45-like, which translates to MEKLWKCQDCGKGFSYPSKLEIHRRTHTGERPFTCPDCGKGFNYLSKLEIHRRAHTGERPFTCSDCGKGFTRASVLLRHQQVHTGERPFTCSVCGKGFTRPSLLQTHQRVHTGERPFICSVCGKGFTCLTNLLTHQRVHNGERPFTCSVCGKGFTCLSNLLTHQRIHTGERPFTCSVCGKGFPQASNLLTHQRIHTGERPFTCSVCGKRFTQSSQLLTHQQVHTGERPFTCPECGKGFTRSSNLLTHQRLHTGERVFTCSECGKGFTQSSALLRHQRVHK; encoded by the coding sequence ATGGAGAAACTGTGGAAATGTCAggactgtgggaaaggattcagttacccatccaagctggaaattcatcgccgcactcacactggggagaggccgttcacctgccccgactgtgggaagggattcaattatctATCTAAGTTGGAAATTCATCGGCgtgctcacactggggagagaccattcacctgctctgactgtgggaagggattcacccggGCATCagtcctgctgagacaccagcaagttcacactggggagagaccatttacttgctccgtatgtgggaagggattcactcggccaTCACTCCTGCAGACACATCAGCGagtacacactggggagagaccgttcatctgctctgtatgtgggaagggattcacttgctTAACCAacttgctgacacaccagcgagttcacaatggggagaggccattcacctgctccgtgtgtgggaagggatttacttgcttatccaacctgctgacacaccagcgaattcatacaggggagaggccattcacctgctccgtgtgtgggaagggattccctcaggcatccaacctgctgacacaccagcgcattcacactggggagaggccgttcacctgctccgtgtgtgggaagagattcactcagtcatcccaactgctgacacaccagcaagttcatacaggggagaggccattcacctgccccgaatgtgggaagggtttcactcggtcatccaacctgctgacacaccagcgacttcacactggggagagggtgttcacctgctccgagtgtgggaagggattcactcagtcatctgccctgctgagacatcagcgagttcacaagtga